In Littorina saxatilis isolate snail1 linkage group LG8, US_GU_Lsax_2.0, whole genome shotgun sequence, a single genomic region encodes these proteins:
- the LOC138974614 gene encoding myosin-10-like — protein MAEHSDTGGSTYDHYLALGEKHGLKAEALFKFAQDHMDREERIQEREAKKVAAEAEVEAKKIEAEAETKRQETEVKKLQIEANRELDAKRLEADTEARRMDLEFKKAEAQQSTGGNAGGRSGPSIRPQYPKLPMFKEDKDDIDSFLFRFETHAKANKWNDSEWATYLSAYLEGGALSLFHSLFSTGTLSYEDLKKELLKKFQCTREGFREKFRSTKPEADESFGTYGVGLCADVSHKKITEEVVLEKVVCGTSRAKAKKKLEDSPVPLKNVVTPDLSVKEEDLKSLLREDETLEEVLSVSREDEKYAVCAEKVVDVEEVGSDYGESITLRSDWGSHDVFPSKGGEANVAVLPLTEERKTLPLPTLPKGKEETIGDIVFDPGLTGGQKDEMKQMAEHSDTGGSTYDHYLALGEKHGLKAEALFKFAQDHMDREERIQEREAKKVAAEAEVEAKKVAAEVEAKKQETEVKKLQIEANRELDAKRLEADTEARRMDLEFKKAEAQQSTGGNAGGRSGPSIRPQYPKLPMFKEDKDDIDSFLFRFETHAKANKWNDSEWATYLSAYLEGGALSLFHSLFSTGTLSYEDLKKELLKKFQCTREGFREKFRSTKPEADESFGTYGVGLCADVSHKKITEEVVLEKVVCGTRRAKAKKKLEDFPVPLKNVVTPDLSVKEEDLKSLLREDETLEEVLSVSREDEKYAGCAEKVVDVEEVGSDYCESITLRSDWGSHDVFPSKGGEANVAVLPLTEERKTLPLPTLPKGKEETIGDIVFDPGLTGGQKDEMKQMAEHSDTGGSTYDHYLALGEKHGLKAEALFKFAQDHMDREERIQEREAKKVAAEAEVEAKKIEAEAETKRQETEVKKLQIEANRELDAKRLEADTEARRMDLEFKKAEAQQSTGGNAGGRSGPSIRPQYPKLPMFKEDKDDIDSFLFRFETHAKANKWNDSEWATYLSAYLEGGALSLFHSLFSTGTLSYEDLKKELLKKFQCTREGCREKFRSTKPEADESFGTYFGHYARECIQVAYSAKSVADCQDAGVLGVGLCADVSHKKITEEVVLEKVVCGTSRAKAKKKLEDSPVPLKNVVTPDLSVKEEDLKSLLREDETLEEVLSVSREDEKYAGCAEEVVDVEEPWVPIVPKCISIDKAYLHAAHRQSAVVCAARTVPV, from the exons ATGGCAGAGCATAGTGATACTGGTGGTAGCACTTATGATCATTATTTGGCATTGGGAGAGAAGCATGGCTTAAAGGCAGAagctttgtttaagtttgcTCAGGATCATATGGATAGAGAAGAGAGAATTCAGGAAAGGGAGGCAAAGAAAGTAGCAGCTGAAGCTGAGGTTGAAGCAAAGAAGATAGAAGCTGAGGCtgagacaaagagacaagaaacagaagtaaagaaattacaaattGAGGCAAATAGGGAATTAGATGCAAAGAGGCTAGAAGCAGATACTGAAGCGAGGAGAATGGATTTGGAGTTTAAGAAAGCAGAAGCGCAGCAAAGTACAGGTGGAAATGCAGGTGGGAGATCAGGTCCCAGCATTAGGCCCCAGTACCCAAAACTTCCCATGTTCAAGGAAGATAAAGATGACattgacagtttcttgttcagatTTGAAACGCATGCAAAGGCGAACAAATGGAATGATTCAGAGTGGGCTACGTACTTATCAGCTTATCTGGAGGGTGGAGCGTTGTCTTTGTTTCACTCATTGTTTTCAACGGGTACTTTGTCGTATGAAGACTTGAAGAAAGAGTTGTTGAAGAAGTTTCAGTGCACTCGAGAGGGATTTCGTGAGAAATTTCGTAGTACGAAGCCAGAGGCTGATGAAAGTTTTGGCACATAC GGTGTTGGATTGTGTGCTGATGTAAGTCACAAGAAAATCACTGAAGAGGTGGTACTTGAGAAGGTCGTGTGTGGTACGAGCAGGGCAAAAGCCAAAAAGAAACTGGAGGATTCCCCGGTGCCATTGAAAAATGTGGTTACTCCTGATTTGTCGGTTAAAGAGGAGGATCTGAAAAGTTTGCTGAGAGAAGATGAGACATTGGAAGAGGTGTTGAGTGTGTCACGAGAGGATGAGAAGTATGCAGTTTGTGCAGAgaaagttgttgatgttgaggaAGTAGGTAGTGATTATGGCGAAAGCATTACACTGAGGTCTGACTGGGGCAGTCATGATGTTTTCCCAAGTAAAGGTGGAGAGGCAAATGTTGCAGTGTTACCTCTGACTGAGGAGAGGAAAACGTTGCCGTTACCTACATTGCCTAAGGGGAAGGAAGAGACAATCGGAGACATTGTTTTTGATCCTGGTTTGACAGGTGGTCAAAAGGATGAAATGAAGCAG ATGGCAGAGCATAGTGATACTGGTGGTAGCACTTATGATCATTATTTGGCATTGGGAGAGAAGCATGGCTTAAAGGCAGAagctttgtttaagtttgcTCAGGATCATATGGATAGAGAAGAGAGAATTCAGGAAAGGGAGGCAAAGAAAGTAGCAGCTGAAGCTGAGGTTGAGGCAAAGAAAGTTGCAGCTGAGGTTGaagcaaagaaacaagaaacagaagtaaagaaattacaaattGAGGCAAATAGGGAATTAGATGCAAAGAGGCTAGAAGCAGATACTGAAGCGAGGAGAATGGATTTGGAGTTTAAGAAAGCAGAAGCGCAGCAAAGTACAGGTGGAAATGCAGGGGGGAGATCAGGACCCAGCATTAGGCCCCAGTACCCAAAACTCCCCATGTTCAAGGAAGATAAAGATGACattgacagtttcttgttcagatTTGAAACGCATGCAAAGGCGAACAAATGGAATGATTCAGAGTGGGCTACGTACTTATCAGCTTATCTGGAGGGTGGAGCGTTGTCTTTGTTTCACTCATTGTTTTCAACGGGTACTTTGTCGTATGAAGACTTGAAGAAAGAGTTGTTGAAGAAGTTTCAGTGCACTCGAGAGGGATTTCGTGAGAAATTTCGCAGTACGAAGCCAGAGGCTGATGAAAGTTTTGGCACATAC GGTGTTGGATTGTGTGCTGATGTAAGTCACAAGAAAATCACTGAAGAGGTGGTACTTGAGAAGGTCGTGTGTGGTACGAGGAGGGCAAAAGCCAAAAAGAAACTGGAGGATTTCCCGGTGCCATTGAAAAATGTGGTTACTCCTGATTTGTCGGTTAAAGAGGAGGATCTGAAAAGTTTGCTGAGAGAAGATGAGACATTGGAAGAGGTGTTGAGTGTGTCACGAGAGGATGAGAAGTATGCAGGTTGTGCAGAgaaagttgttgatgttgaggaAGTAGGTAGTGATTATTGCGAAAGCATTACACTGAGGTCTGACTGGGGCAGTCATGATGTTTTCCCAAGTAAAGGTGGAGAGGCAAATGTTGCAGTGTTACCTCTGACTGAGGAGAGGAAAACGTTGCCGTTACCTACATTGCCTAAGGGGAAGGAAGAGACAATCGGAGACATTGTTTTTGATCCTGGTTTGACAGGTGGTCAAAAGGATGAAATGAAGCAG ATGGCAGAGCATAGTGATACTGGTGGTAGCACTTATGATCATTATTTGGCATTGGGAGAGAAGCATGGCTTAAAGGCAGAagctttgtttaagtttgcTCAGGATCATATGGATAGAGAAGAGAGAATTCAGGAAAGGGAGGCAAAGAAAGTAGCAGCTGAAGCTGAAGTTGAAGCAAAGAAGATAGAAGCTGAGGCtgagacaaagagacaagaaacagaagtaaagaaattacaaattGAGGCAAATAGGGAATTAGATGCAAAGAGGCTAGAAGCAGATACTGAAGCGAGGAGAATGGATTTGGAGTTTAAGAAAGCAGAAGCGCAGCAAAGTACAGGTGGAAATGCAGGGGGGAGATCAGGTCCCAGCATTAGGCCCCAGTACCCAAAACTACCCATGTTCAAGGAAGATAAAGATGACattgacagtttcttgttcagatTTGAAACGCATGCAAAGGCGAACAAATGGAATGATTCAGAGTGGGCTACGTACTTATCAGCTTATCTGGAGGGTGGAGCGTTGTCTTTGTTTCACTCATTGTTTTCAACGGGTACTTTGTCGTATGAAGACTTGAAGAAAGAGTTGTTGAAGAAGTTTCAGTGCACTCGAGAGGGATGTCGTGAGAAATTTCGCAGTACGAAGCCAGAGGCTGATGAAAGTTTTGGCACATAC TTTGGCCATTACGCTAGAGAATGTATTCAGGTGGCATATTCAGCCAAGTCGGTAGCGGATTGTCAGGACGCTGGAGTGTTG GGTGTTGGATTGTGTGCTGATGTAAGTCACAAGAAAATCACTGAAGAGGTGGTACTTGAGAAGGTCGTGTGTGGTACGAGTAGGGCAAAAGCCAAAAAGAAACTGGAGGATTCCCCGGTGCCATTGAAAAATGTGGTTACTCCTGATTTGTCGGTTAAAGAGGAGGATCTGAAAAGTTTGCTGAGAGAAGATGAGACATTGGAAGAGGTGTTGAGTGTGTCACGAGAGGATGAGAAGTATGCAGGTTGTGCAGAGgaagttgttgatgttgaggaA CCGTGGGTACCAATCGTTCCAAAGTGTATCAGCATAGACAAGGCATATTTGCATGCGGCACATCGACAGTCCGCTGTTGTGTGTGCAGCACGTACTGTACCGGTGTAG